A region of the Chelatococcus sp. YT9 genome:
GCGCAATGGGTTTCTGACGGGCAAGCCAATCCGACCAGGATAAGGCGCCTACGCCGCCGCTCGATCGGTCGGTGATCTTGAAGGCCTTGCGCAGCGCCGGCGGCACCGCCACCTCAATGGTGGAGGTGCCTGCCGCCAGGCCGGAACTGACCACGTCCAACAGATCCGCATGGGCGATCATGACCTTGGGCTCACAGTCCTGGATCACATACAGCAGTTCGTCCTTCTTGAAATGCCAATTGAGCGGGACTGCATAGGCGCCCAGCAATTGGACGGCCGCCGTGGCGACGAGGAACGGGCTATCATTGCGCATCAGGAGCGAAACGCAGTCGCCCGGCTCGACCCCCAACGCATGCAATCCCGCGGCTGCCTGCTCCACGAGGGCGAGAAATTCTGCACGCCCGAGGCTCTCGTCACTGGTGTGAAGGGTGGCGCGAAAGGGACTTGCATTCGCCATCAACGCACCTGACGGACGGTGTTGCGCAAGATACCAATCCCTGCAATTTCCGCTTCGACGACATCGCCTTCTCGCAGCCACACCTGCGGCGACATCCCCAGCCCCACGCCGGACGGGGTTCCGGTCGTGACGATGTCGCCGGGCTCGAGCGTCATGCCCGCGGATAGACTTGCGACGATAGCCGCACAGTCGAACAGCATGTCATCCGTGGATGAGGACTGCCGGGGCTCGCCATTGACGCGCAAACTGAGCGCGTGCCCTGCCGGAGGCCCGAATTCGTCAGCGGTCACGATGACCGGGCCGATCGGACAAGAGCTGTCGAGCGCCTTTCCCTTGAACCATTGGCCATGGGCGCATTGAAGATCGCGCGCCGTGACGTCGTTCAGGATCGTATAGCCGAAGATGACATCCGCCGCCTCCGCCGCAGACACGTCGCGACAGTGCTTGCCAATAATGAAGGCGAGCTCGACTTCGTAGTCGAGCTTCTTCGTTACAATGGTGTCGAGCCTGATGTCCTCTTCTGGGCCAATGACGGACGACGGAGGCTTGGTAAAAAACTCGGGCACCTCAGGGAAGACGGGCGCCGCTCCCCTCGCCCGCGCTCCCTCCTCGATGTGGAGCTTGTAGTTCCGCCCCACACAGACAACGTTCTTCCGTGGACGCGGAATAGGCGAAAGCAGCCGGACATGCGCGATGTCACGCCAGAGATTCCCATGCGACCTCTCGACGTGGCTCGCCTCAAGCACAGTATCGACATCCACCCGAGTGGCTGCGCCGCCTTCGATCAATTCAATCATGGAGGCAGGACACGGACGGTCGAGGAAGCGGGCATATCCGTCCTTAAGATCAAGGATCGTTGATCCGGACACGAGGCCAAGACGAGGCCCGTCATCCCCGATGAATGTGGCTAGTCGCATAGTGCTATCCAATATTTCCAGAAAACCTGCACGGCATCTGCGCCGACATCGCCGCGGGGGCCGCGCGCCGGAGCTCAGCCGTCAGCTTCGCCCGCGCGTACGCACCATGAATGAATCATACGCATATTCGCCGACCTGCCACCAGGGCAACACGTCACTGCGGAACGCGATGTGCGAATCGTAAAGCTTCTTGAAGGCAGGGTTTTGGGCGGAAAGCTCCGCGTAGAGCTCATTCGCCGCCTTGAGCGAGGCCTGCAACATGTCGTCGGGAAAGGCCCGGATGATCGCGCCCTCGGACACCATGCGCCGCAGGGCGGGCCCGTTGGTGCTGTCATAGCTCCACGTCATCCAGTTGTGGGCATGCTGACCGACATTGGCGAGGATAGCCTGATAGGGCTTCGGCAATGCGTCCCACTTGTCCTTGTTGAACATGAACACTGCCTGGGAGCTTCCCTCCCAGAAGCTGAACGAGTAGTAATATTTCGCGACCTTGATAAATCCGAGCTTCTGGTCGTCGGCCGGACCGGAGAACTCAACGGCATCTAGCGTGCCGCGCTCAAGAGCGGCGTAGATGTCCCCTGCGGGGATCTGCTGCGCCACGATCCCGAGCTTCGACAGAATACGCCCGCCAAGGCCGCTGATCCGGAACTTCAACCCCTTCAGATCGGCCGCGCTCTTGATCTCGCTACGGAAGAATCCGCCCATCTGAGCGCCGGAATTCCCGCCGGCGATCGCGACCGCATTATAGTTGGCCAGAACCTCGTTGAAGAGCTTGCTGCCGTCACCGAGATGCCACCAGGCATCGTGCTGGCGCGCGTTCAGGCCGAACGGAAGACCGGTCCCGAAGGCGAAGGCGATCTCTTTGCCGATGAAATAATTGCCAGACGTATGGGCGCTCTCCACGGTGCCGTTCTGTACGGCGTCGAGCGCCTGGGCGGCGCCGACGATCTCCCCGGGGGCGAGAATCTGGATCTGGAAATTGCCGTCGGTGGCTTCCGCCACTTGCTTGGCGAAGAGCTCAGCTGCCCCGTATAGATTGGGAAGTGTATTCGGGAAGCTTTCGGTCATTCGCCAGCGAATCTTCGGAGAAGATTGCGCAATGGCGGGCGCCGCTACAGTCGTTGCCGAAGCAGCGATCGCCAGGTGTTTCAGAAAATCTCTTCGCTTGGCCAACTTGGGCATATCCCGTTCCCCCTCTCGCTTTGATTGTTATGGAATTAGCCTCGGACTGCTGGCAGCTTGCCGCGCTGCACTCGATCCATGGGCCACATTCAGGCTACATGGAGCAATATGAAAGTCAATTTCATTTTAAGGTATTTCCTCTCTGGAAAGCCTCCGGTCGAAGAGCTTCCCCGGGTTCATGATGCCACGGGGATCGAGCGTTGCCTTGACCGCTTGCATGGTCGCAATCTCGATCGGCGACCGCGACAAATGCAGAAACCCTTTCTTGGTCAGCCCGATGCCATGTTCCGCCGAAACGCTTCCCCGGAAACGGGCCACGGCGTCATAGACGATCTCATTGATGAGATCCTTCGGTTGCTCGTCGAAGGCCGACGGCACCCGCACGATGATGTGAATGTTGTTGTCGCCGAGATGTCCATAGGCCAGATGAGTAGCGTCCGGCCAGCGTTTCTCGAGAGCGGCAACAGCGGTCGCGACGAAGGCGTCAGCGGATTGTGCCGGGATGCTGACATCGAAAGATATCAAGGACC
Encoded here:
- a CDS encoding fumarylacetoacetate hydrolase family protein; protein product: MRLATFIGDDGPRLGLVSGSTILDLKDGYARFLDRPCPASMIELIEGGAATRVDVDTVLEASHVERSHGNLWRDIAHVRLLSPIPRPRKNVVCVGRNYKLHIEEGARARGAAPVFPEVPEFFTKPPSSVIGPEEDIRLDTIVTKKLDYEVELAFIIGKHCRDVSAAEAADVIFGYTILNDVTARDLQCAHGQWFKGKALDSSCPIGPVIVTADEFGPPAGHALSLRVNGEPRQSSSTDDMLFDCAAIVASLSAGMTLEPGDIVTTGTPSGVGLGMSPQVWLREGDVVEAEIAGIGILRNTVRQVR
- a CDS encoding TRAP transporter substrate-binding protein translates to MPKLAKRRDFLKHLAIAASATTVAAPAIAQSSPKIRWRMTESFPNTLPNLYGAAELFAKQVAEATDGNFQIQILAPGEIVGAAQALDAVQNGTVESAHTSGNYFIGKEIAFAFGTGLPFGLNARQHDAWWHLGDGSKLFNEVLANYNAVAIAGGNSGAQMGGFFRSEIKSAADLKGLKFRISGLGGRILSKLGIVAQQIPAGDIYAALERGTLDAVEFSGPADDQKLGFIKVAKYYYSFSFWEGSSQAVFMFNKDKWDALPKPYQAILANVGQHAHNWMTWSYDSTNGPALRRMVSEGAIIRAFPDDMLQASLKAANELYAELSAQNPAFKKLYDSHIAFRSDVLPWWQVGEYAYDSFMVRTRGRS